One genomic segment of Mytilus trossulus isolate FHL-02 chromosome 4, PNRI_Mtr1.1.1.hap1, whole genome shotgun sequence includes these proteins:
- the LOC134714430 gene encoding uncharacterized protein LOC134714430, protein MGLQHARNLRTVYNFWRKCSLCGVGNFKLSPNESQSSSTVERQKYEYITEKSKGKNVRRRLTLIKKKTSVNEMFLNLKKLLETFPAHQHRSNWQSNQLKSLVQNLPVNHCICIHDYSENYRCVEKEEIQSNYFQRTECSIHVTVMHRHAILEYDGVDSTEEFPEIITEHFFVISPDLQHDNDFTKYVQKKVKEYLDSISYTVDHMHEFTDGCSSQYKSRHCLGSLSTAIPDFGYKTFHKNFFETSHAKGPQDAAGGFIKRQADISVLRGNTVIQNAKDLFTFCESSLKKPRSALFKRRVFRYVDSIDRHNSKIFKPIQQNRQIHHVFTSTCNEIIVSDLSCYTCDQCILGNYLNCLNVENTGVKKTIKPREITQTSNEEEVAQDTDILSEDISDLVSINSVVAVKTYDDNFDYYLMKISKGSHVLNSAESDSWGATYPPGFEVFRGHYYDKISDNDPLKYKLLKTKTALVPTKSLLYILADVDASYRITISEDTHLDILSVLDNLD, encoded by the coding sequence atgggtcttcaacatgCGAGAAATCTTAGAACAGTTTATAACTTTTGGCGAAAATGTAGCCTTTGCGGAGTTGGTAATTTCAAACTTTCACCCAACGAATCACAGTCGTCTTCAACTGTTGAAaggcaaaaatatgaatatataactGAAAAATCGAAGGGTAAAAATGTAAGGCGCCGACTGACcctgataaaaaagaaaactagcGTAAACGAAATgtttctcaatttaaaaaagcTTCTCGAAACTTTCCCCGCTCACCAGCACCGATCAAACTGGCAAAGCAATCAACTTAAAAGTCTTGTTCAGAACTTGCCAGTCAATCATTGCATATGCATCCACGATTATTCGGAAAATTATCGTTGTGTCGAGAAAGAAGAAATCCAATCCAATTACTTCCAAAGAACTGAATGCAGCATTCATGTAACCGTCATGCACCGACACGCCATTTTAGAATACGATGGTGTAGACAGTACAGAAGAATTTCCGGAAATAATTACGGAACATTTTTTCGTAATTTCCCCGGACCTGCAACATGAtaatgattttacaaaatatgtccaAAAGAAAGTTAAGGAATATTTAGATTCAATATCATACACAGTTGATCATATGCATGAATTCACAGACGGTTGTTCTAGCCAATATAAATCGCGGCACTGTTTAGGAAGTTTATCTACTGCCATCCCTGATTTCGGATATAAAACATTCCATAAAAATTTCTTTGAAACAAGCCATGCAAAAGGGCCTCAAGATGCCGCGGGGGGATTTATAAAAAGACAGGCGGACATATCTGTTCTACGTGGCAATACAGTGATTCAGAATGCGAAGGATTTATTTACGTTCTGCGAAAGTAGCCTTAAAAAGCCAAGAAGTGCATTATTTAAAAGAAGGGTATTTCGATATGTTGACTCAATTGATAGACAcaattccaaaatatttaagCCGATCCAGCAAAATAGACAAATACATCATGTTtttactagtacatgtaatgAAATCATTGTTTCCGATCTCTCTTGTTACACGTGCGATCAATGCATTTTGGGGAATTATCTTAACtgtttaaatgtagaaaataccGGGGTAAAGAAAACTATTAAGCCACGCGAAATAACACAAACTTCTAACGAAGAAGAAGTAGCACAAGACACTGACATTCTTTCAGAAGACATATCAGATTTGGTATCCATAAACTCTGTTGTGGCTGTCAAAACCTACGATGATAACTTTGactattatttaatgaaaatttccaAAGGTTCACACGTATTGAATTCAGCAGAGAGTGACAGCTGGGGTGCTACATATCCCCCTGGATTCGAGGTTTTCCGGGGTCATTATTATGACAAAATCAGTGACAATGATccgttaaaatataaacttttaaagaCAAAGACTGCTTTGGTACCGACGAAATCTCTGCTATACATACTTGCTGATGTAGATGCCTCTTATCGTATAACTATTTCAGAGGACACCCATCTAGACATTCTTTCTGTATTGGACAATTTGGATTga